In Rosa rugosa chromosome 4, drRosRugo1.1, whole genome shotgun sequence, the genomic stretch GAGCGATGTTGAGATGCTAAAAGAACAAACCATCCCCAAAtcaaattttcagcaaattttaataaaaacgTATACCCATAAAACACCCAAATCGAATTCAAGAACAAACCATTCCCAAATCCATTTCCAAACCCTTAGTAAAACCCCCAAATCAATATCCaagaaaaccctagaacccaAAACAAACCAAAGTCGAAACCCTAAGATTGATGAAGAAAGAGGCTTACTAATGAACAATAGTGAATTAATTCTTTGGGCTCGTTCCTTCTTCAAGTTGAAGAACTCCACCAACAGCGACGAGAGCCATAAGCTCGGAGAAAGGTTGAGAAGACTCTTCTCTCTCCAAAAAGCCAGCTTAGGAGGTACCTCTAGGTCGATTGAGACATGAATGAATCAATTTGAGTTTCTATGGAATGAACCTCTAGGTCGAGAGAGGCGCGATGGGAGAAAGCTAAGTTTATGAAAATTTCAGTTAAGTGTGGGAAAAACACGGGGTCTTAGGGCAAAAAAGATGAATAAGTGTAGTTGTGCCAAAAACTTATTTTTGGTCAGACTGGGGCAAATTATTTTTCTGTTTGCTCAGACAACATATAAATGTTGTTAATGAGAATTTATCACTTTTTTCAAACGACagttatctgttgtctgaattttccaACTTAcaaaaaagatggaaaaactGAAATAGTATGGATTCTCAtgctattcagacaacataattaatttatatgttgtatgaagaagtttaaaaatttcagacaacagaaaacaagaattctgtcgtctgaagtgtgtcgtctgaaggcattattggcatagtgagTGCTTTTCAAGCTTCATCATGATAATTACGTTGTGTTTTGTTTGTGTAGCCATGGCAGGCTAACGTGGTTTTCATTGAATTGTTTAAACGGAGTAATTATTTATACACCCCACATGTCTACTAAAAAGCTTATACCCTATACTCAAGATTGTTTGCAATGTCATATGCTTAACTAtttcaagaaaataaaatacaggactaaattcagtttgcctcTCTAATTTTGGGTCGATCTTCATTTCAgtccttgattttttttttccaatcacGTTGGTCCCTGCATTTTCAATAATTTCCATCACCCGAGTCCCTGCAGTTTCAAAATTGGCTCCAAATATGTCGTTATAAGTTGAGTTGGCCCCGACATGAGGGCCCACTTTTCAAAAGTTGACCCTTGATTTGGATGAAATGTCCAAACTATCCTCCTCTCCTAAATCCAACAACCCTCTCTCTAACCCCAAAAACCCAGATCCCTCTGTAGCTCTGCTCAACCGGCACCATGAGTGCAACCACACACGCTCAACAATAGTTCTTGAGAGTCTTCATACACCTGAACACTTGCATACAGTGCTCCACCGAGCCAAACAATTTCCAATTTCACATATCCAATCGCAAAGAATACTGACAGTTCTAATCAAGAATGAACCTTACTCTAATTAGGATGAAAAAGTTCTTCATGGCGAAGCGTCCGGCCCATCTATTGAGCACACCGTCAATGTAGTCTCCGCGAAGGAGTGATAAACTCGATTGATGAAGTCAGAAACGGCCAAGTCCTTCTGGAAATGCTCCGTTTCGACGCGTACACGGTGGGATTTTGGAATGTCGATCTCGCTTCCTGAAACCGCCGATATGAGTGGAGAGGTTGTGAGTGTCATTGTCGTAGTCGATGGAGACGTGATTCTTCTCCTTGAAAGCTGTTGAGTCGTTCTTGCTATTGTTGGGCTTGTTGCAGAGAATTCGGGTCTTGGACTGCGGAAAGTGGAGGAGGGGTGGCTGGGATACTAATACATCTGATAAAACACAAGTGAGCCAGAAATCACTAAAATCCAGTATATGCAAAATTTTGAAACGTAATCAGATCTGACGGCCGATTGCTCCTTGGGATCTTCTTCTTCCCGACTGTCTTAAAGTCGTAATGGTGGACCGCTGCAATAGCAACCTCTGTTTTATCCTAATAGGGGTGGTATCAAGCAATTGTGCCGGCGCTCCGGCGGGGGACAATGTCGTTCATAATGCTCCATAAATGTCAAATTCACCTGCAATTTCAGCTGGTAAATGAGGTTTCTATCGAGACAAGGTATCAACTCCGAGAATTGCATGTCATAAATCTATTGAATCATAGCGATCACAGTACCAATTATTATCAACAAACCCTAAATGTTTGCATGAATTTCAAATGAGAAAGAAGAATTACGTACAAGAAtgctttttttttggggggggggggtgttcgACCTTGTAATGACTACAATAGGTGAGGGAGCCACCGAAAATCGGGTCGCAGCCATCTGAACAGGAAACCTCTTTGTCGTTGGAGCGGCAGGAGCCCGGAGCAAAGGACCAGCCGTAGTAGAAGCAGAGCAGACCCAGGCACACAGTGAGGCCGAGTAGAACGGACTTGAGCAACTTGGGGAAGCGAATGTCATTCCTGTGCTTCATTTTTGTTTGAGTTCAGGGAGAGAGCGGAGACGGACGCGACTTCCTCAGGCATTCAATTTGGGTTCGGATCCGGTTCAGGCAACGGCTTCGTCAATAACTTGGCTGCAAAGGCGGATGGAGGCGGCGCGTGTTGGCTTGCAGTCTTGCACCCAAGAACCCTTCTTAGGGGTTCAAaattctcccaaaaaaaaaacaaaaagtgaGGCAGATAAGAGAGACATtatagagaaaaaagaaattagaaattagattaaattagaaatatCCATTTTACCCTTCTTAAGGGTTGAAATTTTGAAAAGTGGGTCCTCATGTCGGAGTCAACTTAGTTTATGACGTCATATTTGGAGCCAATTTTGAAATTTAGACTCGGGTGATGGAAATTGAAACTGTAGGGACCAACGTGATTAAAAATAAAGATCAGGGACTGAAGTAAAGATCGACCTAAAGTTGGATGGGGCAAACTGAACTTAGTCCTAAAATATAATATGCAGTAACCAAGTGAACTATAATGCCCACGACCCCACGTAAACATGAGCTTAGTTTAAACGAAACTTTTACTATACACGTGTGTATCCGACGATGTGTGAGCCCTGTAATGAATAGTAGAAAGCCTCTCGTTAATAGAGATTTTTAGGTGCACCTTAAGAGTGTTGATGTCTAAAATTCAGCGGTGGCCGAACCTTGGTAAACACGGGGCCGATGGGCAGACCGCTACTTATGGTATTCTTCCACTACCTGTTAAATGAAATACAAAacgcgtcagagggagaccgcggtgggcagtcttctcttctccaatgcctaaattagtcaatgtatttgtgttgacagaataacgtcATGTAAGTAGTAACTgagtaattaatgaggagagaggagtgaaccttttataggtggagaaaaggctgacctcttccttgttttcgatgtgggactgatatgcttcagttcccagcttctgatgcttcagcgaggctGTCTTGGCgcggcttgtggcggcgcgttagcggtgatctggggctcaggtgatagcctATCTGGcggtgtttccgtaggtcacaccgttgATGGTAGTTGGTATCGCTAGCGGTAGTATGAACATGGCTCATTataactaattatgcttggcaaatgctcatgtaagtacaaagAGTATGGAAACGATCTTTGGAatatttttggccaaaaataaaCTAGCTTCTCTCCATATTATTTTATATTATGTGGTttgatataataaaaaaaataaaataaaaaaatgcagTCTATCTAGTATAGTGCTCAAGAAGAAGACAAGTTGAAATGGTGTCCATTGGAGAGATATGGTCGTTTATGTGAAACATACTTGATGAAATTAATCAGTGATATGTCCTAATGAGAACTTTTAAAATGAGAACTTCATAATGACTTTCCAATCAACGGttgtgagacccacttttcgattacatctGGAAAAATCAACATTTAGAGATTTAGGTATCCACAAGTAGAttacttttgaaaattttcttccaaattgataatcattaaggtacttaactagatcaaatcaatggatgaACTAAATCTGTTCAAATTGAACATTTCGTGTTGATAAATGATAAATCTTAAttttgaatgtcttaacgattttcaatttagttgaaatttgcataaatgatctactcatGAAGATCTAAAAATCTATTTGCTAAAATGATCTCACAACCGTTGGTCATAAAGTCTTCATTTTAAAGATCATCATTAGAGCCCCACCTTTCTTCCAATTTCTCGATCATTCCACTTCATTTGATAGTTGGTATAAAGGTGGTTTGGTCACTGAATGCTACGTGCACCTATTTTATACTTTTCTATTTATCCTTCAAACACACTGAATTGAAGCACACTGTCAACTAGTGTAAAAGTGTAAATTTTAAGTATATCGCCTTATCGGTGTAATATGAGAACCTTTtagaaaagaaggaagaaggtaTAAAAGTAATTCGGATTCTTTATTTTATGCCATAAAAAAGGCGTAACCATTGAAAATTAAGTGGGCATCAATCAATTTTAGGTCCGAAATTGTTAAGATCCAGCCCACTTTGGGTCCACTAACCCACTAGTTTTGCCGTGCAACAGCAAAACAACCAAACAGAACAGAACTATCTCTAACATCTCCTTGTCTTTGGTCTCTTTACCCAGACAACCAGAGACTCAGGACCAACAGGTactctcttcctcttctctcctctctctctctctgccacaACTCAATTTCAGACCCATCAATGTGGTCAAGAATTCCCAAACTTTCTCATTTTATTTCCCAACTGATCGCAAAATTTGATTCTTGATGGGTCTGGAGTCTGGAcccagtttttagtttttttttttttttttttcttctgtaaaTGTGAAAACTTTTTCGTGTTCCTAATTCATGGCTTCTGCACTTTATTCATAAATCATGGCTTTTTCTTAGCTGCTGATCATTTTCAGCGCAAACAAACAGCTGGGTCTTGGTGGTCAAAGGAGTCTAGGTTAGGGTTGATAGACGGAATAAATTAATTTACATTTTTATTTCAAGAAGTGTGTGATATATGCAATTCTACTGcaaaatatgatttatttttcGAAAGAAAGTTGAAGACTTTTCGGGGTTCTTCATTGTGTGTAAATGGGTGGATTAGTATCTTTCAgtattgcttattttgttgatGTTGATAAGCTCCTCCATTTTAGCCACACTCTTCTCACTTGTAATCTCTTAAAGTATTATGTCTTTTATTCTGATTTTTGCATAGCTGCTTATGCTAACCGCCCTCTTTTTCGTTTGCTTTGCTCAGTGTGAGGTTCTATCTGGGTGTCAATCTGTCAGTTTGGAAGACATATTTCAGTTATGGCTACCAATGCAGAATTTAAAGGTAATCTTTTCATCTGTCTTTTTTTCAAGGCCAAGTCTATGAGAATAAGTATTAGGTTGTTTCGTTGCAAATAGCTTTTATTGTCACTATTTAGTAATACCCAGGTTCATTAGTTGAATCAAATTGTAGACTATTTAGCTCTTTCACAGCACTGAAATTGGATTATCTGATTTGCCCATCTAGGGTTGTGTGACAAATGTTCTTTCCATACAGTCAGGAGAAATGCTATTCACCATATCCTAGTTTGTAGACACTGTGTGTGAGAAGTCAAACTTCTAGGATTGATAAACTGTGGAAACTAAGTTAACCTAAAGTTTACATGCCAATGTGTTATTTCTGGTTTTAGGGGACACATGAGGAACGGAATCCTAGCTCAACCAACAAGCTTTCTTCCCCTTTTATTCCACATTTTTCTTAGGAGGATGTATGTATGTGTAATTTTATTTGTGGGAAGCACAATGATGTACAAGAATTTTGGGGTCCCACTCCCTCTATAGTGGTTTATATCCTGTGCGACTTGTAAATTTCATTGTGCATCCCTTCTGTAGGACAGTCCTGTATGTCAGTAAGATACGTTCATGTTAGTTTAGTCAGTAATTACTTTTCTTATATTTCCTGTCATATAAGGTGTTTCAAAATGCTATGTATTCAAGAGCCGGTTGCAAGAGTATGCACAGAAAATGGGAATAAAGACACCAGTATATGAGACTACAAAAGAAGGTCCTTCACATGAGCCTTCCTTCAGGTCTACTGTGATATTAAATGATGTTAGATACGACTCTTTGCTTGGGTTTACTAATCGTAAGGCAGCTGAACAGTCAGCTGCTGAAGTTGCTCTGGTGGAGTTATCTAAATCTGGTGATGCTGCACAATGCATCTCTCAACCTGTTGTAAGTTGTTTTATCTTATTCTGGATTATACACTGAAAGTTGATTCATTATTAGTTCTGAGTTTTTTACCCTCTTATTATCCTTCAAATGCAACCATTGTTTTCGGCGCTCCGATTACAGCTTGtttctctgtctctgtctctctgtctctttttcacacacacacatatgcacaGTGGTTACATAGGTATTGGGTATGTGGATTATTGGTGTGAGACAATACTTTCTGCAGTCGTTACTTACCATATGGACTTCGTAATGTGCATGTTTCtacataaaaaaaagaagaagaaaaatctaTATAAAacaagtaagaaaaatagacaTTCGAGAATTATCTAGGCCAATAAATTTAtcccccatttttttttttgggaaaatagATTCCCTTAAAGTGCTGAAATAGTTATTTGTAGTGGAGGATTATAACCCAAAAAGAGGCAAAGATTGTGTGGTGTTATAATCTcgttgcagacttgcagttgTATTGTGAAGAAGCATACAATATATAGCCAAAGTCTATGGTTCCTAAGCTGTATGATCTATGTTTTATGTTCTCATAAGCTGCGGAGCTTTAGAAGTCTACGGTTAGATGATTTTCCCTTTTAAAATTGACCAATTTAATATGGGTCACCCCTGGTAAACAGGGGTATACTAGAGGAATACCAAGTAACTAAGAAGGAAAATCTAAACAGATACTGATATATTCTATAGAGGAAAAAGAATGGCATTTCCACCAGAATGAGACAccgaataaaaaataataaaggtgGAGAGATAAGTAAGGACTTCagctttaaaattttaaaaattcagAGTTGAATTTCTTAGTTTTGTTCTTTCCATGTGTATTGGTTGCTGAACTTCAATTCTAGTGCCCTGGTCGCATAGATAGATGACATGCATCTGTATGTTTCCACCGCTCTGTTTTTTATATGTATCCAgtatttaatttaaattttcacaTGCCTTGCAAAACAAGATCATGGCTGACCTTGTTTGGATGTTTGTTCCAGCATGAAATTGGCTTATGCAAAAATCTGCTTCAAGAGTATGCACAGAAGATGAATTATGCTGTTCCTGTATATCAGTGTCAGAGGGATACTTCTTCTAGCAAAGTACCACTGTATTCATGTACTGTCGAGATTGGGGGAATTCGTTATATTGGAGCTGCAGCAACAACCAAAAAGGAATCTGAGATAAAAGTGGCTAGAACTGCTCTTCTAGCTCTCTTGTTAAGTGATACTGAGTCATCCATGGGATCAGTTGGCAGCTCTGAGTTAACAGTGCTTCCATCCAAAAGAAAGCGGTCAGAATGTGAAGAGATTGCTAATGAACCTAAACCAAAGAAACCCCCATATAAGAGGAGAATGTTCAAAAAGAAAGCCTATGAAGAAAAGGTGGGCCAGACTGAAGTTGGAAATATAGCACCAGGATCAGAGAGTAATGAATCCGTTAAGCCAATGACTGCAGAAGCTAGGCCAAAAGAGCCAGTGTCCGAGGATATTCCCCATGCTAATAACGTCAATGCTGAACATGGGCCGTCAATAGCTTCAGATTTCACCAACAGCAGCATTGTGAGTGGGAACGTGGGTTCAATTTCACTGTCCTGTGGAAACATAACTACTTTGGCCAAGGAAGTGGATATGGTGTCTGCCGTTAAGCCAATGACTGCAGAAGCTTTGCCACAAGACTCAGTGTCCGAGTATATTACCCGTGCTAATAATGTCAACGCTGAACATGGGCTGACAACAGCTTCAGATTTCACCAACAGCAGCAATGGAAGTGGGGATGTGGGTTCAGTTTCACTGTCCTGTGGAAATACAACTGCTTCAGGTAAGGAAGTGAATATGGTGTCTTCTGTTAAGCCAATGACTGCAGGAACTATGCCACAAGATTCAGTGTCTGAGGATATTCCCCATGCTAATAATGTCAATGCTGAACATGGGCTGTCAACAGCTTCAGATTTCACCAACAGCAGCAATGGGAGTGGAGATGTGGGTTCAGTTTCACTGCCGTCTGGAAACATAACTACTTTGGCCAAGGAAGCGGATATGGTGTCTGCCGTTAAGCCAATGACTGCAGAAGCTATGCCACAAGACTCAGTGTCTGAGGATATTCCCCATGCTAATAATGTTAATGCTGAGCCGTCAACAGCTTCAGATTTCACCAACGGCAGCAATGGGAGTTGGGATGTGGGTTCAGTTTCACTGTCCTGCGGAAACACAACTACTTCGGCCAAGGAAGTGAATATGGTTGCTGCTGTTAAGCCAGTGTCTGCAGAAATGATGCCACAAGATTTGGTGTCTGAGGATATTCCCCATGCTAATAATGTGAATGCTGAACATGGGCCGTCAGCAGCTTCAGATTTCACCAACGGCAGCAATTTGAGTGGGGATGTGGGTTCAGTTTCACTGTCCTGTGGAGACACAACTACTTTGGCCAAGGAAGTGAATATGGTGTCTTCTGGACCTTGTTTGGAGGCTTCAAGTGTCATGCCTGGACCTGACTAATCGCAGTAAGTATTGCAAGCTGGTGCGGTAAATTGTAGGCGTAGGACTTATTACTAAGAGAAACAGATGTTAAAAATTATGGATCGAGAATTCAGTAGCTTATATATAAAGCATGTATGTCTTCATCTCCGAAGTTATGGATATTGACTTTTGGATCGGGATATTGAATATTACCACCAGACTCGTAGCTTTGCTTTGCCCAATTGTGGTtgtatttatgtataaatttgGAACAGTAATTATGAATATGGTTAAGCAGTTTTGCTCGATTGGCAACCCTTTTCTTTTGCCTCCTTTGGATGTTTATTTGAACTAACGAGATAAATGATCCTTCATTCTTAGAAATTTAAAGAGGAACTCTGGACTATAAAGGGAGGTCCTGTCCTTACATGTTTCCGACACAGGATGTAAGAGTAGTATTGCTTGTCACAACAGGTCGCTCCTTATGTTGGTGTTTGAAAGTATTTATAATTGTAAGATTGAGCGAGTGTAAATTGAAGATTTGAAGATGAAAAACAAATCGAATTGACCACTCATGAAAATCATGATAAATGATTACAAAATTCTTGGTCACCTATGTGAGTAAATCaccactgttttttttttttttttttttctaatctaTAAGATAATTTTTTTGTTATCAAGAGATCAGACGGTATTTCCAAAAACTGCTTAGAAACTAATTCGTGCGTGGAGAATCATGtcaaaacgcttcctccccTTACCACAAAAaatagattgagatttaaaCTTCAATTAATATCGACGGAATTCAAACCCGGATATGGGGATTCTTACCGACTCGACCATCTGTGATGGTTGTTTATAAATAAAGATTAAGCTTGCTTAATCTATAAGATTATTGGGACAGAATTGTCAATCTCTGACCAAAAATTTTGATGGACTGGGTAGTATAAATACCGAgcccagaaatgagaaatgtgTCAATCTCGACTGTGTTTTGACTGAAAGAAAAGACGAGACGATCAGTTTATTTGAATCGCCGATTCGAAAATGCACGGACTTCCTCGGCGAGCTCCGaagccagaagaagaagaagctctaGCCGCCAAAGCCAAAGACCTCCGCGCTCTTCAGTCTCAGCTCCTCTCCAACCACCACAGCAAGACTTACACCAAGGAAGCTCTCGATGTAAGCGCCAAGCTCCTCGAGAAAAACCCCGAGTGCTACACCGCCTGGAATTACCGAAAGCTCGCCGTCCAGCACAACCTCCTCGCGGTCCAGTCCGACTCCGACTCCGACTCCGATTCCGCCGCGATCAAGGCTATTCTCGACCTGGAACTGAAAGTGGTAAGGGACATCGATTTGATGCGGTTTTGATTGTGAATTTAATTGAGATGAGATTGGGTTTCAAGTGAGGATTTGAAAATTGGGGATTGGATTTGTAGGTGGTGGATGCGTTGAAGCAGAATTACAAGTCGTATGGAGCTTGGCATCATCGGAAATGGGTGCTGAGCAAGGGGCATTGTTCTTTAGACTATGAACTGAAGCTTCTCAAAAAGTTTCAGACGGCGGATTCCCGGAATTTCCATGCTTGGAATTACCGGAGGTGAAAGTTTAGTTCTTGCTGGTTCAAGAATTTCAGATTCT encodes the following:
- the LOC133742331 gene encoding double-stranded RNA-binding protein 6 isoform X3, which gives rise to MATNAEFKGVSKCYVFKSRLQEYAQKMGIKTPVYETTKEGPSHEPSFRSTVILNDVRYDSLLGFTNRKAAEQSAAEVALVELSKSGDAAQCISQPVHEIGLCKNLLQEYAQKMNYAVPVYQCQRDTSSSKVPLYSCTVEIGGIRYIGAAATTKKESEIKVARTALLALLLSDTESSMGSVGSSELTVLPSKRKRSECEEIANEPKPKKPPYKRRMFKKKAYEEKVGQTEVGNIAPGSESNESVKPMTAEARPKEPVSEDIPHANNVNAEHGPSIASDFTNSSIVSGNVGSISLSCGNITTLAKEVDMVSAVKPMTAEALPQDSVSEYITRANNVNAEHGLTTASDFTNSSNGSGDVGSVSLSCGNTTASASDFTNSSNGSGDVGSVSLPSGNITTLAKEADMVSAVKPMTAEAMPQDSVSEDIPHANNVNAEPSTASDFTNGSNGSWDVGSVSLSCGNTTTSAKEVNMVAAVKPVSAEMMPQDLVSEDIPHANNVNAEHGPSAASDFTNGSNLSGDVGSVSLSCGDTTTLAKEVNMVSSGPCLEASSVMPGPD
- the LOC133742331 gene encoding putative GPI-anchored protein pfl2 isoform X1 produces the protein MATNAEFKGVSKCYVFKSRLQEYAQKMGIKTPVYETTKEGPSHEPSFRSTVILNDVRYDSLLGFTNRKAAEQSAAEVALVELSKSGDAAQCISQPVHEIGLCKNLLQEYAQKMNYAVPVYQCQRDTSSSKVPLYSCTVEIGGIRYIGAAATTKKESEIKVARTALLALLLSDTESSMGSVGSSELTVLPSKRKRSECEEIANEPKPKKPPYKRRMFKKKAYEEKVGQTEVGNIAPGSESNESVKPMTAEARPKEPVSEDIPHANNVNAEHGPSIASDFTNSSIVSGNVGSISLSCGNITTLAKEVDMVSAVKPMTAEALPQDSVSEYITRANNVNAEHGLTTASDFTNSSNGSGDVGSVSLSCGNTTASGKEVNMVSSVKPMTAGTMPQDSVSEDIPHANNVNAEHGLSTASDFTNSSNGSGDVGSVSLPSGNITTLAKEADMVSAVKPMTAEAMPQDSVSEDIPHANNVNAEPSTASDFTNGSNGSWDVGSVSLSCGNTTTSAKEVNMVAAVKPVSAEMMPQDLVSEDIPHANNVNAEHGPSAASDFTNGSNLSGDVGSVSLSCGDTTTLAKEVNMVSSGPCLEASSVMPGPD
- the LOC133742331 gene encoding putative GPI-anchored protein pfl2 isoform X2 produces the protein MGIKTPVYETTKEGPSHEPSFRSTVILNDVRYDSLLGFTNRKAAEQSAAEVALVELSKSGDAAQCISQPVHEIGLCKNLLQEYAQKMNYAVPVYQCQRDTSSSKVPLYSCTVEIGGIRYIGAAATTKKESEIKVARTALLALLLSDTESSMGSVGSSELTVLPSKRKRSECEEIANEPKPKKPPYKRRMFKKKAYEEKVGQTEVGNIAPGSESNESVKPMTAEARPKEPVSEDIPHANNVNAEHGPSIASDFTNSSIVSGNVGSISLSCGNITTLAKEVDMVSAVKPMTAEALPQDSVSEYITRANNVNAEHGLTTASDFTNSSNGSGDVGSVSLSCGNTTASGKEVNMVSSVKPMTAGTMPQDSVSEDIPHANNVNAEHGLSTASDFTNSSNGSGDVGSVSLPSGNITTLAKEADMVSAVKPMTAEAMPQDSVSEDIPHANNVNAEPSTASDFTNGSNGSWDVGSVSLSCGNTTTSAKEVNMVAAVKPVSAEMMPQDLVSEDIPHANNVNAEHGPSAASDFTNGSNLSGDVGSVSLSCGDTTTLAKEVNMVSSGPCLEASSVMPGPD
- the LOC133742331 gene encoding putative GPI-anchored protein pfl2 isoform X4; translated protein: MRLQKKSAAEVALVELSKSGDAAQCISQPVHEIGLCKNLLQEYAQKMNYAVPVYQCQRDTSSSKVPLYSCTVEIGGIRYIGAAATTKKESEIKVARTALLALLLSDTESSMGSVGSSELTVLPSKRKRSECEEIANEPKPKKPPYKRRMFKKKAYEEKVGQTEVGNIAPGSESNESVKPMTAEARPKEPVSEDIPHANNVNAEHGPSIASDFTNSSIVSGNVGSISLSCGNITTLAKEVDMVSAVKPMTAEALPQDSVSEYITRANNVNAEHGLTTASDFTNSSNGSGDVGSVSLSCGNTTASGKEVNMVSSVKPMTAGTMPQDSVSEDIPHANNVNAEHGLSTASDFTNSSNGSGDVGSVSLPSGNITTLAKEADMVSAVKPMTAEAMPQDSVSEDIPHANNVNAEPSTASDFTNGSNGSWDVGSVSLSCGNTTTSAKEVNMVAAVKPVSAEMMPQDLVSEDIPHANNVNAEHGPSAASDFTNGSNLSGDVGSVSLSCGDTTTLAKEVNMVSSGPCLEASSVMPGPD